The Pleuronectes platessa chromosome 10, fPlePla1.1, whole genome shotgun sequence genome contains a region encoding:
- the LOC128449064 gene encoding HLA class II histocompatibility antigen, DQ beta 2 chain isoform X1, with translation MHARSFSSLLCVLLWFPIADAFFMHGLIRCQPISKHECVYLEQVYFNKRLIGQYNSSLGKYTSYVEYTKEVVEYLNNRPSLEKKKKDIEKCRSHLSKLEFLSTPVKPYVRLSSAEADSGRHPRVLVCNVYNFYPKHIRVTWLRDGKKTTSDVTSTDEMANGNWLYHIHSHLEYTPRLGEKITCVVEHASFKDPQLYDWDPMSESEKKKFAVGSAGLLLGLVVLIAGGVQYKRSTTGRELVPTG, from the exons ATGCATGCTCGCAGCTTCTCTTCACTTCTGTGCGTACTCCTGTGGTTTCCGATAGCAG ATGCTTTCTTCATGCATGGGTTAATTCGTTGCCAACCTATATCCaagcatgaatgtgtgtatctGGAACAAGTCTACTTTAATAAGAGGCTTATTGGCCAGTACAACAGCTCCTTGGGAAAATATACCAGCTACGTTGAATACACAAAGGAAGTTGTAGAATACCTTAACAACCGTCCTtctttggaaaaaaagaaaaaggatattGAGAAATGCAGAAGCCACTTATCAAAACTGGAATTCCTTTCAACACCAG TCAAGCCCTATGTCAGACTGAGTTCAGCTGAGGCAGACAGCGGCAGACATCCAAGAGTCCTTGTCTGCAACGTGTACAACTTTTATCCCAAACATATCCGAGTGACATGGCTGAGGGACGGAAAGAAGACAACCTCTGATGTGACGTCCACTGACGAGATGGCCAACGGGAACTGGCTCTACCACATCCACTCCCATCTGGAGTATACGCCCAGACTGGGAGAGAAAATCACCTGTGTGGTGGAGCACGCCAGCTTTAAGGATCCACAACTTTATGACTGGG accCCATGTCTGAGTCCGAGAAGAAAAAGTTCGCTGTTGGGTCTGCAGGGCTGCTGCTTGGTCTTGTTGTTTTAATTGCTGGGGGGGTTCAGTACAAGAGGAGCACTACTG GTCGGGAGTTGGTGCCAACGGGTTAG
- the fam171a1 gene encoding protein FAM171A1 isoform X3, with translation MLDSDLSLSLSLKWPVFSSISLDLLPERAATLMVYEDVVEIVSGLQGFRRQPNVHFPRRALSLPANTSYANLTALLTVASTPSHIQHFPHLQILGGNGTGAENKFELTPVAAISVHLLASDGVELQVNEPITVSVPLPADSGLKENDHIPAWRFDPRLGAWIKSSWGHVQKEGNQLSLTYIAPQLGYWVAAMSPLHSDPLVAKDISTYHTLFLLAILGGMALILLCLLCLLLYYCRRRCLKPRGSRHKFTLSSSLDSSKRDQATSMSHLNLISNEVQLELVSTATEPDMTTPMLKPFSYERQDNQRQHSLIHHSKHSRSSLGNSHQGSSLGNLTPRSRDYRQSVETFQLKAGTDRGYRQSYTSVCSSSNPISEAFSSAHHGQVSTNQLSNIGMVDCISPSSPPHSPIRVEGVECRAPDYLLSRSVDHLERPSPPLLSRPGQLLCCGSVDLLSGGEGYPRVRPTLVIPAHYMRLPGEHPLSGQALLLQSDQQSDLESIQAELNASHSQQPLGQASTDCTPGPSQQGDQRGRGLTESLSIPGALGETSLVEINSEDTLWAEKTLMELRGGKPLLHPRAWFVSLDGRSNAHIRHSYIDLQRAGCPNNMPVSGGQQGRRHGNGNDASLDSGVDLNEPRAGRRGRDVVRKERRIEKDRSKSTTPAMTYTQLVYVDDLDRGGSEEETSSCSPQDINTGPVLSDKAEGQTGELGQGDVEGKGVEGVRIQEQPPSLSSSSPSSPSSPPSPPPPSPPPASPPASPPPPPLPKPEGVTFQSEHTLMSVSPDDDVPQEDSEQEKKSPWQKREERPLLSFNLK, from the exons ATGTTGGAtagtgatctctctctctctctctctctgaagtgGCCAG TGTTTTCCTCCATCAGCCTGGACCTGCTCCCAGAAAGAGCTGCTACTCTGATGGTGTATGAAGATGTGGTGGAGATTGTGTCAGGCctacaag GTTTCAGACGTCAGCCCAACGTTCATTTCCCCCGCAGAGCCCTGAGTCTTCCTGCCAACACTTCCTACGCCAACCTGACCGCTCTGCTCACCGTGGCCAGCACCCCTTCACACATCCAGCACTTCCCCCACCTGCAGATCCTCGGCGGCAACGGCACAG GAGCTGAGAACAAGTTTGAGTTGACTCCCGTGGCAGCCATCTCTGTTCATCTACTGGCCAGTGACggtgtggagctgcaggtgaaTGAGCCAATCACGGTGTCTGTGCCCTTGCCGGCTGACAGCGGCCTGAAGGAAAATGATCACATCCCTGCTTGGAGATTTGACCCGCGCTTGG gcgCCTGGATAAAGAGCAGTTGGGGTCATGTGCAGAAGGAAGGCAACCAGCTCAGTCTGACCTACATTGCTCCTCAGCTAGGATATTGGGTTGCCGCCATGTCGCCACTGCACTCAG ATCCGTTGGTTGCGAAGGATATCAGCACATACCACACTCTGTTTCTACTGGCCATACTGGGAGGCATGGCTCTCATTCTGCTTTGCCTGCTGTGCCTTCTGTTGTACTACTGCAG GCGTCGTTGTTTGAAGCCTCGAGGATCTCGACACAAGTTCACGTTGTCCTCCAGTCTGGACAGTAGTAAGAGGGACCAAGCCACCTCCATGTCCCACCTCAACCTCATCAGCAATGAG GTGCAGCTGGAGCTTGTTTCTACAGCAACTGAGCCTGACATGACCACACCGATGCTGAAGCCGTTCTCATACGAGCGCCAAGACAATCAGCGTCAGCACAGCTTAATACATCACAGCAAACACAGCCGCTCCTCTCTCGGCAACAGCCACCAAGGCTCATCTCTTGGCAACCTGACGCCTCGCAGCAGAGACTACCGGCAGTCTGTGGAGACGTTCCAATTAAAGGCCGGGACAGACCGGGGCTACCGCCAATCATACACCTCCGTCTGCTCGTCCAGCAACCCGATTTCAGAGGCCTTTTCGTCAGCACATCATGGTCAGGTGTCAACTAACCAGCTGAGCAATATTGGGATGGTTGATTGTatctccccttcctctcctccccactCCCCCATTAGAGTGGAGGGAGTTGAGTGCAGGGCTCCTGACTACCTTCTGTCCCGGTCTGTGGACCACCTGGAGCGGCCGAGCCCGCCTTTGCTGTCCCGTCCAGGTCAGCTGCTCTGCTGTGGTTCTGTGGACCTCCTGAGTGGGGGAGAAGGATACCCGAGGGTGCGCCCAACACTGGTGATCCCAGCACACTACATGCGCCTTCCTGGGGAGCACCCACTATCCGGTCAGGCCCTCTTGTTGCAGTCTGACCAACAGAGTGATCTGGAGAGCATCCAGGCAGAGCTCAATGCCTCACATTCCCAGCAGCCCCTGGGGCAAGCCTCCACAGACTGCACGCCAGGTCCCAGCCAGCAGGGTGACCAAAGGGGGCGTGGCCTAACTGAGTCTCTGTCTATTCCAGGAGCTCTAGGCGAAACATCTCTTGTGGAAATAAACAGTGAGGACACCTTGTGGGCTGAAAAGACTTTAATGGAGCTCAGAGGAGGTAAGCCTCTTCTTCACCCACGAGCCTGGTTTGTCTCACTGGATGGACGCTCCAATGCTCACATTCGCCACTCCTACATCGACCTCCAGCGGGCGGGGTGCCCAAACAACATGCCAGTGTCAGGAGGTCAGCAAGGCAGGAGGCATGGCAACGGCAACGATGCCAGTCTGGACTCGGGCGTGGACCTGAATGAGCCGAGAGCAGGGCGCAGGGGGAGAGACGTAGTGCGGAAGGAAAGAAGGATTGAGAAAGACAGGTCGAAGAGCACAACACCGGCCATGACCTACACTCAGCTGGTGTATGTGGATGATCTGGATCGAGGAGGCAGCGAGGAGGAGACATCCAGCTGCAGCCCTCAGGACATCAATACAGGACCTGTCCTGTCAGACAAAGCAGAGGGTCAAACAGGAGAACTGGGTCAGGGGGATGTGGAGGGTAAAGGAGTAGAGGGGGTACGAATACAGGAGCAACCCCCAtcactttcctcttcttctccttcttctccttcttctcctccttctcctcctcctccttctcctcctcctgcttctcctcctgcttctcctcctcctcctcctctgccaaaACCAGAGGGAGTGACTTTCCAGTctgaacacacactgatgtcAGTATCTCCAGATGATGATGTACCGCAGGAAGACAgcgagcaggagaagaagagtccATGGCAGAAGAGAGAGGAGCGACCCCTGCTGTCCTTCAACCTAAAATGA
- the LOC128449064 gene encoding RLA class II histocompatibility antigen, DP beta chain isoform X2 — MHARSFSSLLCVLLWFPIAVKPYVRLSSAEADSGRHPRVLVCNVYNFYPKHIRVTWLRDGKKTTSDVTSTDEMANGNWLYHIHSHLEYTPRLGEKITCVVEHASFKDPQLYDWDPMSESEKKKFAVGSAGLLLGLVVLIAGGVQYKRSTTGRELVPTG; from the exons ATGCATGCTCGCAGCTTCTCTTCACTTCTGTGCGTACTCCTGTGGTTTCCGATAGCAG TCAAGCCCTATGTCAGACTGAGTTCAGCTGAGGCAGACAGCGGCAGACATCCAAGAGTCCTTGTCTGCAACGTGTACAACTTTTATCCCAAACATATCCGAGTGACATGGCTGAGGGACGGAAAGAAGACAACCTCTGATGTGACGTCCACTGACGAGATGGCCAACGGGAACTGGCTCTACCACATCCACTCCCATCTGGAGTATACGCCCAGACTGGGAGAGAAAATCACCTGTGTGGTGGAGCACGCCAGCTTTAAGGATCCACAACTTTATGACTGGG accCCATGTCTGAGTCCGAGAAGAAAAAGTTCGCTGTTGGGTCTGCAGGGCTGCTGCTTGGTCTTGTTGTTTTAATTGCTGGGGGGGTTCAGTACAAGAGGAGCACTACTG GTCGGGAGTTGGTGCCAACGGGTTAG
- the LOC128449063 gene encoding H-2 class II histocompatibility antigen, A-U alpha chain, producing MTFSLSALCSAVLILTLNNFCTCSQIAHEAVTVVGCFENGSTQLHEEFDGEEIVYIDFDRKEFVYTVPTFIVPNPREIIGDLLDHGIISRGYKACAVALAYSIAEEKRPSEEKDPPESILYPAEDVHLGVENSLICFVNNFFPPYIEVSWTKNDRPVSEGVSLSRYYPNNDQTFHMFSTLTFTPSEGDIYSCTVEHSALKRPKTRIWEADSSHQRHGADVFCGVGLTLGLLGVAAGTFLFVKGHHGY from the exons ATGAcgttctccctctctgctctctgctctgctgttcTAATCCTGACGCTCAACAACTTCTGCACCTGTTCACAAA TTGCCCATGAAGCTGTCACTGTTGTGGGCTGCTTTGAAAATGGTAGCACTCAGTTGCATGAAGAATTTGATGGTGAAGAGATTGTGTACATAGATTTCGACAGAAAGGAGTTTGTATACACCGTGCCCACATTTATCGTGCCGAACCCAAGAGAAATAATTGGTGACTTACTTGATCATGGAATTATCAGCAGAGGATATAAAGCGTGTGCAGTAGCTCTTGCATACAGCATAGCAGAGGAGAAACGTCCATCAGAAGAGAAAG ACCCCCCTGAGAGTATCCTCTACCCTGCAGAGGACGTGCATTTAGGAGTTGAAAACAGCCTCATCTGCTTCGTGAATAATTTTTTCCCACCTTACATCGAAGTCAGCTGGACTAAAAATGATCGTCCGGTGTCGGAGGGGGTGTCACTCAGTCGATATTACCCCAATAATGATCAGACCTTCCACATGTTCTCCACCTTGACCTTCACACCGAGCGAGGGGGACATTTACAGTTGCACTGTGGAGCACTCGGCCCTCAAGAGGCCTAAAACAAGAATCTGGG AAGCTGATTCTAGTCATCAAAGACATGGAGCAGATGTTTTCTGTGGAGTCGGCCTGACTCTTGGCTTATTGGGGGTAGCAGCTGGTACATTTCTGTTTGTCAAAGGACACCATGGATACTAA
- the fam171a1 gene encoding protein FAM171A1 isoform X1, whose translation MRAADRSRAGDALVLCLLGYLASQAAAKTLPEDSATEEVTLKVHLSDASTHQPLGGAAIQLFANHTSVTTETSSADGNTYLRFPYRLGTPLVVTATKQGYVPNSVPWTPSRLPVFSSISLDLLPERAATLMVYEDVVEIVSGLQGFRRQPNVHFPRRALSLPANTSYANLTALLTVASTPSHIQHFPHLQILGGNGTGAENKFELTPVAAISVHLLASDGVELQVNEPITVSVPLPADSGLKENDHIPAWRFDPRLGAWIKSSWGHVQKEGNQLSLTYIAPQLGYWVAAMSPLHSDPLVAKDISTYHTLFLLAILGGMALILLCLLCLLLYYCRRRCLKPRGSRHKFTLSSSLDSSKRDQATSMSHLNLISNEVQLELVSTATEPDMTTPMLKPFSYERQDNQRQHSLIHHSKHSRSSLGNSHQGSSLGNLTPRSRDYRQSVETFQLKAGTDRGYRQSYTSVCSSSNPISEAFSSAHHGQVSTNQLSNIGMVDCISPSSPPHSPIRVEGVECRAPDYLLSRSVDHLERPSPPLLSRPGQLLCCGSVDLLSGGEGYPRVRPTLVIPAHYMRLPGEHPLSGQALLLQSDQQSDLESIQAELNASHSQQPLGQASTDCTPGPSQQGDQRGRGLTESLSIPGALGETSLVEINSEDTLWAEKTLMELRGGKPLLHPRAWFVSLDGRSNAHIRHSYIDLQRAGCPNNMPVSGGQQGRRHGNGNDASLDSGVDLNEPRAGRRGRDVVRKERRIEKDRSKSTTPAMTYTQLVYVDDLDRGGSEEETSSCSPQDINTGPVLSDKAEGQTGELGQGDVEGKGVEGVRIQEQPPSLSSSSPSSPSSPPSPPPPSPPPASPPASPPPPPLPKPEGVTFQSEHTLMSVSPDDDVPQEDSEQEKKSPWQKREERPLLSFNLK comes from the exons ATGCGGGCTGCGGACCGGAGCCGCGCCGGAGACGCGCTGGTTCTCTGCCTTCTGGGATACCTCGCCTCCCAAGCAGCCGCCAAAACGCTACCGGAGGACTCGGCCACCGAAG AGGTGACTCTGAAGGTTCACCTGAGCGATGCCAGCACTCACCAGCCCCTGGGAGGAGCCGCTATCCAGCTCTTCGCCAACCACACGTCTGTAACCACGGAGACCTCATCAGCTGATGGCAACACCTACCTGCGCTTCCCCTACCGCCTCGGGACACCACTGGTCGTCACTGCAACTAAACAGGGATATGTGCCAAACTCTGTGCCCTGGACTCCCTCTAGATTACCTg TGTTTTCCTCCATCAGCCTGGACCTGCTCCCAGAAAGAGCTGCTACTCTGATGGTGTATGAAGATGTGGTGGAGATTGTGTCAGGCctacaag GTTTCAGACGTCAGCCCAACGTTCATTTCCCCCGCAGAGCCCTGAGTCTTCCTGCCAACACTTCCTACGCCAACCTGACCGCTCTGCTCACCGTGGCCAGCACCCCTTCACACATCCAGCACTTCCCCCACCTGCAGATCCTCGGCGGCAACGGCACAG GAGCTGAGAACAAGTTTGAGTTGACTCCCGTGGCAGCCATCTCTGTTCATCTACTGGCCAGTGACggtgtggagctgcaggtgaaTGAGCCAATCACGGTGTCTGTGCCCTTGCCGGCTGACAGCGGCCTGAAGGAAAATGATCACATCCCTGCTTGGAGATTTGACCCGCGCTTGG gcgCCTGGATAAAGAGCAGTTGGGGTCATGTGCAGAAGGAAGGCAACCAGCTCAGTCTGACCTACATTGCTCCTCAGCTAGGATATTGGGTTGCCGCCATGTCGCCACTGCACTCAG ATCCGTTGGTTGCGAAGGATATCAGCACATACCACACTCTGTTTCTACTGGCCATACTGGGAGGCATGGCTCTCATTCTGCTTTGCCTGCTGTGCCTTCTGTTGTACTACTGCAG GCGTCGTTGTTTGAAGCCTCGAGGATCTCGACACAAGTTCACGTTGTCCTCCAGTCTGGACAGTAGTAAGAGGGACCAAGCCACCTCCATGTCCCACCTCAACCTCATCAGCAATGAG GTGCAGCTGGAGCTTGTTTCTACAGCAACTGAGCCTGACATGACCACACCGATGCTGAAGCCGTTCTCATACGAGCGCCAAGACAATCAGCGTCAGCACAGCTTAATACATCACAGCAAACACAGCCGCTCCTCTCTCGGCAACAGCCACCAAGGCTCATCTCTTGGCAACCTGACGCCTCGCAGCAGAGACTACCGGCAGTCTGTGGAGACGTTCCAATTAAAGGCCGGGACAGACCGGGGCTACCGCCAATCATACACCTCCGTCTGCTCGTCCAGCAACCCGATTTCAGAGGCCTTTTCGTCAGCACATCATGGTCAGGTGTCAACTAACCAGCTGAGCAATATTGGGATGGTTGATTGTatctccccttcctctcctccccactCCCCCATTAGAGTGGAGGGAGTTGAGTGCAGGGCTCCTGACTACCTTCTGTCCCGGTCTGTGGACCACCTGGAGCGGCCGAGCCCGCCTTTGCTGTCCCGTCCAGGTCAGCTGCTCTGCTGTGGTTCTGTGGACCTCCTGAGTGGGGGAGAAGGATACCCGAGGGTGCGCCCAACACTGGTGATCCCAGCACACTACATGCGCCTTCCTGGGGAGCACCCACTATCCGGTCAGGCCCTCTTGTTGCAGTCTGACCAACAGAGTGATCTGGAGAGCATCCAGGCAGAGCTCAATGCCTCACATTCCCAGCAGCCCCTGGGGCAAGCCTCCACAGACTGCACGCCAGGTCCCAGCCAGCAGGGTGACCAAAGGGGGCGTGGCCTAACTGAGTCTCTGTCTATTCCAGGAGCTCTAGGCGAAACATCTCTTGTGGAAATAAACAGTGAGGACACCTTGTGGGCTGAAAAGACTTTAATGGAGCTCAGAGGAGGTAAGCCTCTTCTTCACCCACGAGCCTGGTTTGTCTCACTGGATGGACGCTCCAATGCTCACATTCGCCACTCCTACATCGACCTCCAGCGGGCGGGGTGCCCAAACAACATGCCAGTGTCAGGAGGTCAGCAAGGCAGGAGGCATGGCAACGGCAACGATGCCAGTCTGGACTCGGGCGTGGACCTGAATGAGCCGAGAGCAGGGCGCAGGGGGAGAGACGTAGTGCGGAAGGAAAGAAGGATTGAGAAAGACAGGTCGAAGAGCACAACACCGGCCATGACCTACACTCAGCTGGTGTATGTGGATGATCTGGATCGAGGAGGCAGCGAGGAGGAGACATCCAGCTGCAGCCCTCAGGACATCAATACAGGACCTGTCCTGTCAGACAAAGCAGAGGGTCAAACAGGAGAACTGGGTCAGGGGGATGTGGAGGGTAAAGGAGTAGAGGGGGTACGAATACAGGAGCAACCCCCAtcactttcctcttcttctccttcttctccttcttctcctccttctcctcctcctccttctcctcctcctgcttctcctcctgcttctcctcctcctcctcctctgccaaaACCAGAGGGAGTGACTTTCCAGTctgaacacacactgatgtcAGTATCTCCAGATGATGATGTACCGCAGGAAGACAgcgagcaggagaagaagagtccATGGCAGAAGAGAGAGGAGCGACCCCTGCTGTCCTTCAACCTAAAATGA
- the si:ch1073-228j22.2 gene encoding SPRY domain-containing SOCS box protein 1, giving the protein MGLSLSALLCSRAAHSPPSSSSAFPPLSVPTSSRLAITLTFSPFPPGDSRSHWSSVHRSPHLRLSACKQQVTRWPVELSSDGVRAEVGVTGGLHVWEVLWNPDHRGSHAVMGISRRDCPLQAAGYNVLVGGDEQSWGWELKTNQLWHGGHSVGLYPEKVRRCPSDLKPNTSDKEDPVEAPLPIPERVLLVLDTDARTLGFVVDGIFLGEAFKDLPPGVELFPAVSSVRGGASIRLRYLNGATRDPPALMALCGLSIRQFLGEQRQNQTHKLPLAPRLQNYLLSTH; this is encoded by the exons ATGGGTCTCTCCCTGTCTGCGTTGCTGTGCAGCAGAGCAGCTcacagccccccctcctcctcctcagccttcCCTCCCCTCTCCGTACCCACCTCGTCTCGCCTCGCCATCACCCTGACCTTTTCCCCCTTCCCCCCGGGAGACAGCCGCTCCCACTGGAGCTCTGTCCACCGCTCTCCTCACCTCCGGCTCTCCGCCTGCAAGCAGCAGGTCACGCGTTGGCCCGTGGAGCTGAGCAGCGACGGGGTGAGAGCAGAGGTGGGGGTGACAGGAGGCCTTCACGTCTGGGAGGTGCTGTGGAACCCGGACCACAGAGGGAGTCACGCCGTCATGGGCATCTCCAGGCGGGACTGTCCTCTGCAGGCCGCGGGGTACAACGTCCTGGTGGGTGGGGATGAACAGTCCTGGGGCTGGGAACTCAAAACCAATCAGCTCTGGCATGGTGGACACAGTGTTGGACTTTACCCAGAGAAGGTGAGGAGGTGTCCCTCTGATTTGAAGCCAAACACTTCAGACAAAGAGGATCCAGTTGAGGCCCCTCTCCCAATCCCGGAGCGGGTCCTGCTGGTCCTGGACACCGATGCCCGGACCCTGGGATTCGTTGTGGATGGAATCTTCCTTGGCGAGGCGTTTAAAGACCTTCCTCCTGGGGTTGAGCTGTTCCCAGCGGTGAGCAGCGTGAGAGGGGGGGCCAGCATACGACTGCGCTACCTGAACGGGGCCACAC GTGACCCTCCTGCCCTGATGGCTCTATGTGGACTGTCCATTCGTCAGTTTTTAGGGGAACAGAGGCAGAATCAAACTCACAAACTGCCTCTAGCACCTCGTCTGCAGAACTACCTGCTTTCTACTCATTaa
- the fam171a1 gene encoding protein FAM171A1 isoform X2 has protein sequence MREGLLDILGQTQTECYEIPTFRMALLAVFSSISLDLLPERAATLMVYEDVVEIVSGLQGFRRQPNVHFPRRALSLPANTSYANLTALLTVASTPSHIQHFPHLQILGGNGTGAENKFELTPVAAISVHLLASDGVELQVNEPITVSVPLPADSGLKENDHIPAWRFDPRLGAWIKSSWGHVQKEGNQLSLTYIAPQLGYWVAAMSPLHSDPLVAKDISTYHTLFLLAILGGMALILLCLLCLLLYYCRRRCLKPRGSRHKFTLSSSLDSSKRDQATSMSHLNLISNEVQLELVSTATEPDMTTPMLKPFSYERQDNQRQHSLIHHSKHSRSSLGNSHQGSSLGNLTPRSRDYRQSVETFQLKAGTDRGYRQSYTSVCSSSNPISEAFSSAHHGQVSTNQLSNIGMVDCISPSSPPHSPIRVEGVECRAPDYLLSRSVDHLERPSPPLLSRPGQLLCCGSVDLLSGGEGYPRVRPTLVIPAHYMRLPGEHPLSGQALLLQSDQQSDLESIQAELNASHSQQPLGQASTDCTPGPSQQGDQRGRGLTESLSIPGALGETSLVEINSEDTLWAEKTLMELRGGKPLLHPRAWFVSLDGRSNAHIRHSYIDLQRAGCPNNMPVSGGQQGRRHGNGNDASLDSGVDLNEPRAGRRGRDVVRKERRIEKDRSKSTTPAMTYTQLVYVDDLDRGGSEEETSSCSPQDINTGPVLSDKAEGQTGELGQGDVEGKGVEGVRIQEQPPSLSSSSPSSPSSPPSPPPPSPPPASPPASPPPPPLPKPEGVTFQSEHTLMSVSPDDDVPQEDSEQEKKSPWQKREERPLLSFNLK, from the exons ATGAGAGAGGGATTGCTGGATATTTTAGGACAGACACAGACGGAATGTTATGAAATACCCACATTTAGAATGGCCCTGCTGGCTG TGTTTTCCTCCATCAGCCTGGACCTGCTCCCAGAAAGAGCTGCTACTCTGATGGTGTATGAAGATGTGGTGGAGATTGTGTCAGGCctacaag GTTTCAGACGTCAGCCCAACGTTCATTTCCCCCGCAGAGCCCTGAGTCTTCCTGCCAACACTTCCTACGCCAACCTGACCGCTCTGCTCACCGTGGCCAGCACCCCTTCACACATCCAGCACTTCCCCCACCTGCAGATCCTCGGCGGCAACGGCACAG GAGCTGAGAACAAGTTTGAGTTGACTCCCGTGGCAGCCATCTCTGTTCATCTACTGGCCAGTGACggtgtggagctgcaggtgaaTGAGCCAATCACGGTGTCTGTGCCCTTGCCGGCTGACAGCGGCCTGAAGGAAAATGATCACATCCCTGCTTGGAGATTTGACCCGCGCTTGG gcgCCTGGATAAAGAGCAGTTGGGGTCATGTGCAGAAGGAAGGCAACCAGCTCAGTCTGACCTACATTGCTCCTCAGCTAGGATATTGGGTTGCCGCCATGTCGCCACTGCACTCAG ATCCGTTGGTTGCGAAGGATATCAGCACATACCACACTCTGTTTCTACTGGCCATACTGGGAGGCATGGCTCTCATTCTGCTTTGCCTGCTGTGCCTTCTGTTGTACTACTGCAG GCGTCGTTGTTTGAAGCCTCGAGGATCTCGACACAAGTTCACGTTGTCCTCCAGTCTGGACAGTAGTAAGAGGGACCAAGCCACCTCCATGTCCCACCTCAACCTCATCAGCAATGAG GTGCAGCTGGAGCTTGTTTCTACAGCAACTGAGCCTGACATGACCACACCGATGCTGAAGCCGTTCTCATACGAGCGCCAAGACAATCAGCGTCAGCACAGCTTAATACATCACAGCAAACACAGCCGCTCCTCTCTCGGCAACAGCCACCAAGGCTCATCTCTTGGCAACCTGACGCCTCGCAGCAGAGACTACCGGCAGTCTGTGGAGACGTTCCAATTAAAGGCCGGGACAGACCGGGGCTACCGCCAATCATACACCTCCGTCTGCTCGTCCAGCAACCCGATTTCAGAGGCCTTTTCGTCAGCACATCATGGTCAGGTGTCAACTAACCAGCTGAGCAATATTGGGATGGTTGATTGTatctccccttcctctcctccccactCCCCCATTAGAGTGGAGGGAGTTGAGTGCAGGGCTCCTGACTACCTTCTGTCCCGGTCTGTGGACCACCTGGAGCGGCCGAGCCCGCCTTTGCTGTCCCGTCCAGGTCAGCTGCTCTGCTGTGGTTCTGTGGACCTCCTGAGTGGGGGAGAAGGATACCCGAGGGTGCGCCCAACACTGGTGATCCCAGCACACTACATGCGCCTTCCTGGGGAGCACCCACTATCCGGTCAGGCCCTCTTGTTGCAGTCTGACCAACAGAGTGATCTGGAGAGCATCCAGGCAGAGCTCAATGCCTCACATTCCCAGCAGCCCCTGGGGCAAGCCTCCACAGACTGCACGCCAGGTCCCAGCCAGCAGGGTGACCAAAGGGGGCGTGGCCTAACTGAGTCTCTGTCTATTCCAGGAGCTCTAGGCGAAACATCTCTTGTGGAAATAAACAGTGAGGACACCTTGTGGGCTGAAAAGACTTTAATGGAGCTCAGAGGAGGTAAGCCTCTTCTTCACCCACGAGCCTGGTTTGTCTCACTGGATGGACGCTCCAATGCTCACATTCGCCACTCCTACATCGACCTCCAGCGGGCGGGGTGCCCAAACAACATGCCAGTGTCAGGAGGTCAGCAAGGCAGGAGGCATGGCAACGGCAACGATGCCAGTCTGGACTCGGGCGTGGACCTGAATGAGCCGAGAGCAGGGCGCAGGGGGAGAGACGTAGTGCGGAAGGAAAGAAGGATTGAGAAAGACAGGTCGAAGAGCACAACACCGGCCATGACCTACACTCAGCTGGTGTATGTGGATGATCTGGATCGAGGAGGCAGCGAGGAGGAGACATCCAGCTGCAGCCCTCAGGACATCAATACAGGACCTGTCCTGTCAGACAAAGCAGAGGGTCAAACAGGAGAACTGGGTCAGGGGGATGTGGAGGGTAAAGGAGTAGAGGGGGTACGAATACAGGAGCAACCCCCAtcactttcctcttcttctccttcttctccttcttctcctccttctcctcctcctccttctcctcctcctgcttctcctcctgcttctcctcctcctcctcctctgccaaaACCAGAGGGAGTGACTTTCCAGTctgaacacacactgatgtcAGTATCTCCAGATGATGATGTACCGCAGGAAGACAgcgagcaggagaagaagagtccATGGCAGAAGAGAGAGGAGCGACCCCTGCTGTCCTTCAACCTAAAATGA